In Candidatus Omnitrophota bacterium, one genomic interval encodes:
- a CDS encoding LacI family DNA-binding transcriptional regulator produces MGPGKSKISRIVKATGFSIATVSRALNEGTASMVKPQTRDRIMRAAEKFDYIPDRAARSLRKQHADTFGFLINFEMDTISGYVHEVLDGIMAGLKGTGFDLKIISTNHHNTIDGIIRTHGLDGLILPHGFGHVFRDMASESEKHKHKPWPVVVINDYHPKFRVNQLYGDNEHAARYMADYLIGRGFKKFFLVGCGDDSPDATARKKGFLDALNEAEIRFDPAQDAANGYFQEIGGYKAAINLFSKRPDYRGVVFCVNDAMAFGVLRAVGEVGLRCPQEVVVTGFDGIAAGEFSNPSLTTIKFELYEMGKAAVGMLKDIVSGSQKKVVKRKFPFRLIERRST; encoded by the coding sequence ATGGGCCCGGGAAAGAGCAAGATCAGCCGGATAGTCAAGGCCACAGGTTTTTCTATAGCCACCGTATCCAGGGCATTGAACGAGGGCACGGCGTCTATGGTCAAGCCGCAGACGCGGGACAGGATAATGCGCGCCGCGGAGAAGTTCGACTACATACCCGACAGGGCGGCCAGGTCGCTAAGGAAACAGCATGCGGACACGTTCGGGTTCCTTATAAACTTCGAGATGGATACGATAAGCGGCTACGTGCATGAAGTCCTGGACGGCATCATGGCCGGATTGAAAGGCACCGGGTTCGATCTCAAGATAATTTCGACCAACCACCACAATACTATCGACGGGATAATACGGACGCACGGATTGGACGGCCTCATACTGCCTCACGGCTTTGGCCACGTATTCCGCGATATGGCCTCGGAGAGCGAGAAGCACAAGCATAAGCCGTGGCCGGTCGTCGTCATAAACGACTACCATCCGAAATTCCGCGTGAACCAGTTATACGGCGACAATGAACACGCTGCCCGGTATATGGCCGACTACCTGATCGGCAGGGGATTTAAGAAATTCTTTCTTGTCGGATGCGGCGACGATTCCCCCGACGCGACCGCGAGAAAAAAAGGTTTCCTGGACGCGCTTAATGAGGCTGAGATACGTTTTGACCCGGCGCAGGACGCCGCTAACGGTTATTTTCAGGAGATAGGCGGCTACAAGGCCGCGATCAACCTTTTCAGTAAACGGCCCGACTATCGCGGCGTCGTCTTCTGCGTGAACGACGCGATGGCATTCGGCGTATTACGCGCTGTAGGCGAGGTGGGCCTTAGATGCCCTCAGGAGGTCGTGGTAACGGGCTTTGACGGGATAGCGGCAGGTGAGTTCTCAAACCCCTCCCTTACGACGATAAAGTTCGAGTTATATGAAATGGGAAAAGCCGCGGTCGGGATGCTGAAGGATATAGTTTCCGGCAGCCAGAAGAAGGTCGTAAAGCGTAAATTCCCTTTCAGGCTTATAGAACGGCGTTCAACATAA